CCTACGACCCGGCGTTCCAGGAAGGGGCGCGCAACGCCGTCCGCGTGTGCCTGCAGGTCCGCCCGCTCGAGCGGTCGGTCCTGATCACGGACCGGGCCTCGCTCCCGATCGGCGCCGCGCTCGCCGCGCAGTTCCGCGAGGCGGGGGCGGACCTCTCGACCTTCGTCCTCGAGGACCTGGCGCCGCGCCCGCTGCGCGGGCTTCCGGCGCCCGTGCTCGACGCCCTCGAGCACGCGGGCGTCAGCTGCTTCGCGGCGGTGGGGCAGGAAGGGGAGCTGCACTCACGGATCGAGATGACGGCGGTCGTGAACCGCAGGCGCGTCCGCCATGCGCACATGGTGAACATCTCCCCGCGGATCATGGTCGAGGGAATGCGCGCCGACTTCCGCAAGGTCGACGCGTTGTGCCGCTGGCTGCTTCCCCGGATGGAGGCGACGCAGGTGTTCCGCGCGGTCTCCGCGGCGGGGACCGACCTCACCGCGACCTTCGACCCGCGGATCAAATGGCTCAAGACCTCCGGGATCATCAGCCCCGACAAGTGGGGGAACCTCCCGGGGGGCGAGGTCCTCACGGCCCCCGACCGCGTC
The window above is part of the Candidatus Polarisedimenticolaceae bacterium genome. Proteins encoded here:
- a CDS encoding aminopeptidase, giving the protein MPTDLLHVPYDPAFQEGARNAVRVCLQVRPLERSVLITDRASLPIGAALAAQFREAGADLSTFVLEDLAPRPLRGLPAPVLDALEHAGVSCFAAVGQEGELHSRIEMTAVVNRRRVRHAHMVNISPRIMVEGMRADFRKVDALCRWLLPRMEATQVFRAVSAAGTDLTATFDPRIKWLKTSGIISPDKWGNLPGGEVLTAPDRVDGVFVVDGVLGDWMAAKYGDMQAHPLRIEIENSRITRIDCDVREIVDDFRQYVSKDENSNRVGELALGTNVALRDPIGQILQDEKIPGLHIAFGHPYSEHTGATWRSSSHIDVVGRHFDVTLDDVPVMKDSKFLVDVDALA